One Engystomops pustulosus chromosome 7, aEngPut4.maternal, whole genome shotgun sequence DNA window includes the following coding sequences:
- the GSKIP gene encoding GSK3B-interacting protein isoform X1 codes for MKNKKIMEVDCNPVELPINVVYDNDPDLRDMEGADVKDMRLEAEAVVNDVLFAVTNMFVSKNLPCAVDMAYINVEIKEGTRYCLELTDAGLRVVGFAFDQVDEGYHSQYHETIYSLLDSLSPAYREAFGNALLRRLEALKSDGQS; via the exons ATGAAGAATAAGAAG ATAATGGAGGTGGACTGTAATCCTGTGGAGCTGCCAATTAATGTGGTGTATGACAACGATCCAGATCTGCGTGATATGGAGGGGGCTGACGTgaaggacatgaggctggaggctGAAGCTGTTGTAAATGATGTCTTGTTTGCTGTCACCAATATGTTTGTCTCCAAAAACTTACCATGTGCCGTTGACATGGCCTATATCAACGTGGAGATAAAGGAGGGAACCAGGTACTGCCTGGAGCTCACTGATGCCGGCCTTAGG GTGGTGGGCTTTGCATTCGATCAGGTTGATGAAGGCTATCACAGCCAGTACCATGAGACCATCTACTCCTTGCTGGACTCTCTAAGTCCTGCCTATCGTGAGGCCTTTGGAAATGCTCTTCTGCGGAGGCTAGAGGCCCTAAAAAGCGATGGACAGTCGTGA
- the GSKIP gene encoding GSK3B-interacting protein isoform X2, protein MEVDCNPVELPINVVYDNDPDLRDMEGADVKDMRLEAEAVVNDVLFAVTNMFVSKNLPCAVDMAYINVEIKEGTRYCLELTDAGLRVVGFAFDQVDEGYHSQYHETIYSLLDSLSPAYREAFGNALLRRLEALKSDGQS, encoded by the exons ATGGAGGTGGACTGTAATCCTGTGGAGCTGCCAATTAATGTGGTGTATGACAACGATCCAGATCTGCGTGATATGGAGGGGGCTGACGTgaaggacatgaggctggaggctGAAGCTGTTGTAAATGATGTCTTGTTTGCTGTCACCAATATGTTTGTCTCCAAAAACTTACCATGTGCCGTTGACATGGCCTATATCAACGTGGAGATAAAGGAGGGAACCAGGTACTGCCTGGAGCTCACTGATGCCGGCCTTAGG GTGGTGGGCTTTGCATTCGATCAGGTTGATGAAGGCTATCACAGCCAGTACCATGAGACCATCTACTCCTTGCTGGACTCTCTAAGTCCTGCCTATCGTGAGGCCTTTGGAAATGCTCTTCTGCGGAGGCTAGAGGCCCTAAAAAGCGATGGACAGTCGTGA